In Siniperca chuatsi isolate FFG_IHB_CAS linkage group LG20, ASM2008510v1, whole genome shotgun sequence, the following proteins share a genomic window:
- the LOC122867993 gene encoding neurogenic differentiation factor 2-like, whose translation MLSRLFSEVLPDVQRLAADWVEDNENEDGTAKDDEHEPCHLGEDELDEPLEGSSRAESEMAGDDDEDDDGEEEECGDENSGDKPKKRGPKKRKMTAARVERSKVRRMKANARERTRMHDLNSALDNLRKVVPCYSKTQKLSKIETLRLAKNYILALGEILRNGKRPDVVAYVQMLCKGLSQPTTNLVAGCLQLNTRNFLTEPCSDGARFHMPSSPFSVHPYPYRCSRLSSPHYQPGTGALNLRGHSYGSGYEAVYPPGGTSPDYSSPDYEGQHSPPACLNGGLSGRQQEPSETDRNYHYSMHYSGLTTSRPSHSIPFGPSGARSAGAHSENIPPFHDVHLHHDRAPPYEDLNAFFHN comes from the coding sequence ATGTTGAGCCGGCTGTTCAGCGAGGTGCTACCGGACGTCCAGAGGCTCGCGGCTGACTGGGTGGAGGACAATGAGAACGAGGACGGCACGGCCAAGGACGATGAGCACGAGCCCTGTCACCTCGGGGAGGACGAGCTGGACGAGCCACTGGAAGGCAGCAGTCGAGCTGAGTCTGAGATGGCAGGCGacgatgatgaggatgatgatggcGAGGAAGAGGAGTGCGGGGATGAGAACAGTGGAGACAAACCCAAGAAGCGCGGCCCAAAGAAACGCAAGATGACGGCGGCGCGCGTCGAGCGCTCCAAGGTGCGTCGAATGAAGGCAAACGCGCGGGAGCGCACGCGCATGCACGACTTGAATTCTGCGCTGGACAATCTGCGCAAAGTGGTGCCATGCtactccaaaacccaaaaactCTCCAAGATAGAGACTCTGAGGCTGGCCAAGAATTATATATTAGCCCTTGGGGAGATTTTACGCAACGGGAAACGTCCAGATGTGGTGGCCTACGTGCAGATGTTGTGTAAAGGCCTGTCCCAGCCCACTACCAACCTGGTGGCAGGTTGTCTGCAGCTCAACACCAGGAACTTCCTGACTGAACCGTGTTCAGATGGAGCCCGCTTCCACATGCCCAGCTCTCCTTTCTCTGTCCACCCCTACCCCTACCGGTGTTCCCGCCTCTCCAGCCCTCATTACCAGCCCGGAACCGGTGCGCTTAACTTGCGGGGCCATTCCTACGGTTCTGGGTACGAGGCCGTGTATCCGCCTGGCGGGACGTCCCCTGACTATAGCAGCCCGGATTACGAGGGCCAGCACAGCCCGCCCGCCTGCCTGAACGGCGGACTGTCCGGGAGGCAGCAGGAGCCttctgagacagacaggaacTATCATTACTCTATGCATTATTCCGGACTGACCACGTCTCGACCCAGCCACAGCATTCCTTTTGGGCCCTCGGGAGCGCGCAGTGCAGGTGCGCACTCGGAAAACATTCCACCTTTCCACGACGTGCACTTGCATCATGACAGGGCGCCCCCGTATGAGGATCTCAATGCTTTTTTCCACAATTGA